The following are encoded together in the Pseudodesulfovibrio indicus genome:
- the nusB gene encoding transcription antitermination factor NusB gives MQPKKKGNRPGIRRVGRTLAFQVLYSTHFLDKENPMDLDTMFDINPMVMEQESETARTFARDLVMGVNVNLHDIDKAIEEHSQHWKIERIAIVELSILRLSLYEMLFTDIPVKAAINEAIELSKTFGDDKSRSFVNGILDGVAKTIK, from the coding sequence ATGCAGCCGAAAAAGAAGGGCAACAGGCCCGGCATACGCCGGGTGGGACGCACCCTGGCCTTTCAGGTGCTCTACTCGACCCATTTCCTGGACAAGGAAAATCCCATGGACCTTGACACCATGTTCGACATCAACCCCATGGTGATGGAACAGGAGTCCGAGACCGCGCGAACCTTCGCACGCGACCTGGTCATGGGCGTGAACGTCAACCTGCACGACATCGACAAGGCCATCGAGGAACACTCCCAGCACTGGAAGATCGAACGCATCGCCATCGTGGAGCTGTCCATCCTGCGCCTCTCGCTGTACGAGATGCTGTTCACCGACATCCCGGTCAAGGCGGCCATCAACGAGGCCATCGAGCTGTCCAAGACCTTTGGCGACGACAAGTCCCGGTCCTTCGTGAACGGCATCCTGGACGGCGTGGCCAAGACCATAAAATAG